A single Plasmodium knowlesi strain H genome assembly, chromosome: 13 DNA region contains:
- a CDS encoding CUGBP Elav-like family member 2, putative, with amino-acid sequence MNTMNSMSNMNNMNNMNNMNNMNNMGNSTQAFSAEKNEGTYADTRIAEQQQQQQQQQCNYQMNNPYNPAPSIPIKLFVSSVPKNLTENDIKSIFEEYGSIKDVVFIKDKKPNVNRANVFVRMESIYYAQKAIQDLHGKKVLCETLGPLIVKFAIGELEKYGVNMHNANENEAKLFVGSLPKEIAEEQIRNLFNRYGNVTEVYIMKNSNGVSKRCAFVNYAYKEQGIFAIQNLNGKIAIENAEKPIEVRFAETKNQLQEKQLLNRALLNPMNNNNNGNNNNNNNGNNNNQNNNNSNAFLQSQQFKNMHVNSFNRYPVHMNYNLQNNGAHQRNTNNDAHSPWKQYFSKEDGRPYYHNEITGQTQWHKPRKLEQDFVNPLNMNEVSGPVGANIFIFHIPNEWIQNDLLAAFSPFGNIISAHIATEKDTGRNRGFAFVSYDNVDSAINAVKYMNGFLAHKKKLKVTIKKGEEQYVQALLNQRSKLNTTDNRRNFMNATPHV; translated from the coding sequence ATGAACACCATGAACAGCATGAGCAACATGAACAACATGAACAATATGAACAACATGAACAACATGAACAATATGGGCAACAGTACACAGGCGTTTAGTGccgagaaaaatgaaggcaCTTATGCAGACACAAGGATTGCGGAGCAACAACAGCAGCAACAACAACAGCAGTGCAACTACCAAATGAATAACCCGTACAACCCTGCACCATCCATCCCCATAAAGCTGTTTGTCAGCTCCGTTCCAAAGAATTTAACAgaaaatgatataaaaaGCATATTTGAAGAATACGGAAGTATCAAAGATGTAGTTTTCATAAAAGACAAGAAACCAAACGTAAATCGAGCCAATGTATTCGTGCGAATGGAGTCAATATATTATGCACAAAAGGCTATCCAAGATTTACACGGCAAAAAAGTACTGTGTGAAACCTTAGGGCCATTGATTGTAAAATTTGCCATAGGGGAGTTGGAAAAATATGGCGTAAATATGCATAACGCGAATGAAAATGAAGCGAAATTATTTGTTGGCTCCCTTCCAAAGGAGATAGCAGAAGAGCAAATAAGAAACCTATTCAATAGATATGGAAACGTGACAGAAGTATACATCATGAAAAATAGCAACGGGGTTAGTAAAAGGTGTGCTTTTGTTAATTACGCGTACAAAGAGCAAGGAATATTTGCAATACAAAAtttgaatggaaaaatagcCATCGAAAATGCGGAGAAGCCAATTGAAGTTCGATTTGCAGAAACGAAAAATCAACTACAGGAAAAGCAACTGCTAAACAGGGCCCTACTCAACCCGatgaacaacaacaacaacggcaataacaacaataacaacaaTGGCAACAATAATAATCAGAACAATAACAATAGTAACGCCTTTTTGCAGTCccaacaatttaaaaatatgcatgtCAATTCTTTTAATAGATACCCTGTACATATGAATTATAACTTACAAAACAATGGCGCTCACCAGAGAAACACAAATAATGATGCCCATTCCCCATGGAAACAATATTTTTCGAAAGAAGATGGACGACCATACTATCATAACGAAATAACGGGACAAACCCAATGGCATAAGCCGAGAAAACTTGAACAGGATTTTGTTAATCCATTAAATATGAATGAAGTATCTGGTCCAGTCGGGgcaaatattttcattttccacatTCCAAATGAGTGGATACAAAATGATTTACTAGCtgccttttctccctttggaAATATCATTTCTGCACACATTGCCACGGAAAAGGACACTGGCAGAAACAGAGGGTTCGCTTTCGTTTCGTATGACAATGTAGATAGCGCAATAAATGCTGTTAAATACATGAATGGATTTTTGGCGCATAAGAAGAAGCTTAAGGTCACCATAAAGAAGGGGGAGGAGCAGTACGTGCAGGCACTACTCAACCAGAGGAGCAAGCTGAACACCACCGACAATCGAAGGAATTTTATGAACGCCACACCACATGTGTGA